In a genomic window of Gossypium arboreum isolate Shixiya-1 chromosome 9, ASM2569848v2, whole genome shotgun sequence:
- the LOC108456018 gene encoding uncharacterized protein LOC108456018, with translation MASSTSKLAFRIVLAALILLALFYVCRPLYWKISATVHDIRHNKQTVQEGISQIMLEAQRSVGWFNDESDSGIHENRGKQASRRLKFRVL, from the exons ATGGCATCGTCAACATCAAAGCTGGCGTTTCGTATAGTACTGGCGGCGCTCATCCTCTTGGCTCTCTTCTACGTCTGCCGTCCGCTTTACTGGAAGATCTCCGCCACCGTCCACGACATCCGCCACAATAAACAAACCGTTCAAGAAG GTATTTCACAGATAATGCTGGAGGCTCAGAGATCAGTGGGGTGGTTTAATGACGAATCAGACTCAGGAATCCATGAAAATCGTGGTAAGCAAGCTTCAAGGAGATTGAAATTTAGGGTTTTGTGA